From a region of the Alnus glutinosa chromosome 1, dhAlnGlut1.1, whole genome shotgun sequence genome:
- the LOC133872322 gene encoding uncharacterized protein LOC133872322, which yields MAAASPANSDPYGSPDSSQWRPILAAASGVKGGGGRLGGGKAIPAGLFDGTFHVPKLNGNNFAEWKENLLFTLGCLELDLAFRTDEPPALTATSTALEIAKHERWERSNRLSLMFMKSHIAKGIRGSIPECSKAKDFLKAVEAQFVSSTKAMASTLMNRLSSQAFDSSKGVREHIMEMRDIAAQLKSLEVEISESFLVHLVLNSLPPQYGPFKISYNTHKDNWSINEFLTMCVQEEERLKHEKPESVHLVARAKAKTKKGKAAHHSKKGNKVSFKGISQNKEADKK from the exons ATGGCCGCTGCTTCTCCAGCAAACAGCGACCCATATGGGTCGCCGGACTCATCACAGTGGCGGCCTATCTTGGCTGCCGCATCCGGAGTGAAGGGTGGCGGCGGCAGGCTTGGCGGCGGCAAGG CTATACCTGCTGGATTATTTGACGGTACTTTTCATGTTCCGAAACTCAATGGCAATAATTTTGCTGAATGGAAAGAGAACTTACTCTTTACATTAGGGTGTTTGGAATTAGACTTGGCATTCCGGACGGATGAACCACCCGCTTTAACGGCTACCAGTACAGCATTAGAGATAGCTAAACATGAAAGGTGGGAGCGATCCAATCGCCTCAgcttaatgtttatgaaatctCACATTGCCAAAGGCATTAGGGGTTCTATCCCTGAATGTTCTAAGGCTAAGGACTTTTTGAAAGCCGTTGAAGCACAGTTTGTGAGTTCAACTAAAGCCATGGCCAGCACTCTAATGAATAGACTATCAAGTCAAGCCTTCGATAGTTCCAAAGGTGTGCGTGAGCACATCATGGAAATGAGGGATATAGCAGCTCAATTAAAGTCCCTTGAGGTTGAGATTTCCGAATCCTTCTTGGTCCATTTGGTTCTCaactctcttcctcctcagtATGGTCCCTTTAAGATTTCATacaacacacataaggataactgGTCAATTAATGAATTCttgaccatgtgtgttcaagaggaagagagattgaAACACGAGAAACCAGAAAGTGTTCACTTGGTTGCTCGTGCTAAAGCAAAGACTAAGAAAGGCAAGGCTGCCCACCACTCCAAGAAAGGAAACAAGGTGTCATTCAAAG GGATTTCTCAAAACAAGGAAGCCGATAAGAAGTGA
- the LOC133873494 gene encoding protein NRT1/ PTR FAMILY 5.2-like, with amino-acid sequence MAEEEAVDGYTQDGTVDLKGKPVRRSNSGGWRACWFIVVYEVFERMAYYGISSNLILYLTKKLHQGTVTSSNHVTNWVGTVWITPILGAYVADAHLGRYWTFIIASVIYISGMSLLTLVVSLPSLRPPRCLKTDMENCKKASTLQLAVFYGALYTLAVGTGGTKPNISTIGADQFDDFDHKEKAHKLSFFNWWFFSIFLGTFFANTVLVWIQDNLGWTLGYALPTLGLAISIMIFLAGTPFYRHKVPAGSPFTRMAKVIVAAIRKWRVRIPDDPKELYELDLEEYAKKGKFKIDSTPTLRFLTKASVKTVSTNPWMLCSVTQVEETKQMVRMIPILVATIVPSIMIAQINTLFVKQGTTLERDIGSFKIPPASLAAFVTISMLISVMLYDRFFVKIMKRWTKNPRGITLLQRMGVGLVIHIMIMIIASLTERYRLRVAKEHGLVENEGQVPLTIFILLPQFVLMGIADAFLDVAKVEFFYDQAPENMKSLGTSYSMTTLGVGNFMSSFLLSTVSHITKKHGHRGWILNNLNASHLDYYYAFFVILNFLNFIFFLVVIKFYVYKAEISDSIRVLTEELKGMTVKVANQEESVR; translated from the exons TGTACGAGGTTTTTGAACGCATGGCATATTATGGTATATCCTCCAATCTGATCTTATATTTAACAAAGAAGCTCCACCAGGGCACGGTCACCTCCTCCAACCATGTCACCAATTGGGTCGGAACCGTTTGGATCACTCCAATCTTGGGTGCTTATGTTGCTGATGCTCATCTCGGCCGTTACTGGACGTTTATCATTGCGTCAGTAATTTATATCTCG GGAATGTCACTACTAACATTGGTTGTTTCACTCCCGAGCTTAAGACCGCCTCGTTGCTTAAAGACCGATATGGAGAACTGTAAGAAGGCTTCGACATTACAGCTAGCCGTGTTTTATGGTGCACTCTATACCTTAGCCGTCGGAACAGGCGGAACCAAGCCTAACATCTCCACCATCGGAGCAGACCAATTTGATGATTTCGACCACAAGGAGAAAGCTCACAAGCTCTCCTTCTTCAACTGGTGGTTTTTCAGCATCTTCCTTGGGACATTCTTTGCCAATACGGTGCTTGTGTGGATACAAGACAACTTAGGATGGACCTTAGGATATGCGCTTCCGACTCTTGGACTTGCAATATCCATTATGATTTTCTTGGCTGGCACACCCTTCTACAGACACAAGGTGCCCGCAGGCAGTCCCTTCACGAGGATGGCCAAGGTCATTGTGGCTGCTATAAGGAAATGGAGGGTGCGTATCCCTGATGATCCGAAAGAGCTCTATGAGCTTGACTTGGAAGAGTATGCCAAGAAAGGAAAGTTCAAAATTGATTCCACACCCACCTTgag gttccttacCAAAGCGTCTGTGAAAACAGTCTCAACTAATCCATGGATGTTGTGCTCAGTTACACAAGTAGAAGAGACCAAACAAATGGTACGAATGATCCCAATCTTGGTTGCCACGATTGTGCCAAGCATAATGATTGCCCAGATCAATACTCTTTTTGTTAAGCAAGGCACCACTCTTGAAAGGGACATTGGGAGCTTCAAAATTCCCCCGGCAAGTTTAGCTGCATTTGTAACCATATCCATGCTTATCTCTGTCATGCTCTATGATCGGTTTTTTGTTAAGATTATGAAAAGGTGGACTAAAAACCCTAGAGGGATCACTCTTCTTCAAAGAATGGGAGTTGGCCTTGTTATCCACATTATGATTATGATAATTGCATCTCTAACCGAGAGATATAGACTGAGAGTGGCCAAGGAACATGGGTTGGTTGAAAATGAAGGACAAGTTCCCCTGACCATATTTATTTTACTTCCTCAATTCGTGCTTATGGGAATCGCAGATGCATTTCTAGACGTTGCCAAGGTTGAGTTCTTCTATGACCAGGCGCCAGAAAACATGAAAAGTCTCGGGACTTCCTATTCCATGACCACTCTAGGAGTGGGAAACTTTATGAGTAGTTTCCTTCTTTCAACAGTTTCTCACATCACCAAGAAGCATGGTCACCGAGGATGGATTCTAAACAACCTGAATGCTTCCCATCTTGATTATTATTATGCATTTTTCGTGATACTTAACTTCCTgaatttcatcttcttcttggttgTGATTAAGTTCTACGTGTATAAGGCTGAAATTTCGGATTCAATACGAGTGCTGACAGAAGAATTGAAGGGGATGACAGTAAAGGTAGCTAACCAAGAGGAATCCGTGAGGTAG